A stretch of the Methanobacteriaceae archaeon genome encodes the following:
- a CDS encoding DNA lyase, giving the protein MIIEFTISNHGLKGPLNLPLTINSGQTSQPPWKKTNSHFQELILVDGIPCLVKINSDDIPREGQIRIIAEHPENLSIKSIESSVREIFDLDYDLNHLYRFLQEDPKLAPTIDFCRGLRLFKAHNPFECIISSISSSNCSIKRWTRSIDDVKRKWGDGYRFSSGDFYTFPTPEVLSKVPEHDLEEMQRAEDNLPDDFIFDRNLRSCGVGYRAKYIIKASEMVQSDIDLQKLAKMKYEKAFDTILELPGVGPKVADCILLYGFGMGEAFPVDVWIKRIIEHLYFSKEELKPEIVREFGRESFGDFAGYVQLYLFHYARKSGLLESLAKK; this is encoded by the coding sequence ATGATAATTGAATTTACCATTTCAAATCACGGACTGAAAGGACCACTTAATTTACCTCTTACTATCAACAGTGGCCAGACCAGCCAGCCCCCATGGAAAAAAACTAATTCACACTTTCAGGAACTTATTCTAGTTGATGGTATACCCTGTCTAGTTAAAATTAACTCTGATGACATTCCAAGAGAAGGTCAAATTAGAATAATTGCGGAACACCCTGAAAATCTGTCAATTAAAAGTATTGAAAGTTCTGTTCGGGAAATATTTGACCTGGACTATGATCTGAACCATTTATACCGCTTTTTGCAGGAAGATCCGAAACTGGCACCTACCATTGACTTTTGCAGGGGTCTTAGACTATTCAAAGCCCATAATCCTTTTGAATGCATAATATCCTCTATATCCTCATCAAACTGCTCTATTAAGCGTTGGACGCGTTCCATCGACGATGTTAAAAGGAAATGGGGGGACGGGTATCGTTTTAGTTCGGGTGATTTTTACACCTTCCCCACTCCAGAAGTTCTGAGTAAAGTACCAGAACACGACTTAGAAGAAATGCAACGAGCAGAAGACAATCTACCAGATGATTTCATTTTTGACAGAAATCTTCGCTCCTGTGGTGTTGGTTACCGGGCTAAATACATTATCAAGGCATCTGAAATGGTTCAATCTGACATTGATCTCCAGAAACTGGCCAAGATGAAGTATGAAAAAGCCTTTGACACCATCCTTGAATTACCTGGAGTGGGTCCTAAAGTGGCGGACTGTATCCTGCTCTATGGTTTTGGAATGGGAGAAGCCTTTCCAGTGGATGTGTGGATTAAAAGAATCATAGAGCATTTATACTTTTCTAAAGAAGAACTGAAACCAGAGATTGTACGGGAATTCGGTAGGGAAAGTTTCGGTGACTTTGCAGGGTATGTGCAGCTTTATCTATTCCATTACGCCCGGAAATCCGGACTTTTAGAATCACTGGCTAAAAAATGA